One genomic window of Papaver somniferum cultivar HN1 unplaced genomic scaffold, ASM357369v1 unplaced-scaffold_150, whole genome shotgun sequence includes the following:
- the LOC113335894 gene encoding uncharacterized protein LOC113335894 yields MLDQIDNLKNQNLLLYSQNDLLSSQVSNLSGLLYSVDLRNRTLSDENRTLTKERRSFLSEKATFTHQYHALRKTCTEQEESLHALESQYDRDMKRLTMENDKIIKSKTNVTVNMNKLREQHTQLKESHDILMKKNASLSQDEMKIRSCLQGLISDDFDKHREDLKNSGIAFPQYFISQYEASERTYQYTIQKLRSDLTKAHKERGKLSVKLSSSRDRANRRCLYLKRLMDV; encoded by the exons ATGCTTGACCAAATTGATAATTTAAAGAACCAAAAtcttctcctatatagtcagaaTGATCTTTTGAGCTCCCAAGTATCCAACCTTTCAGGGTTATTATATAGTGTTGACTTAAGAAATCGAACTCTATCAGATGAAAATCGCACCCTTACTAAAGAGAGGCGATCTTTCTTAAGTGAGAAGGCGACCTTTACGCACCAATATCATGCTCTTAGAAAGACTTGCACTGAACAGGAGGAATCTCTTCATGCATTGGAAAGCCAGTATGACAGGGATATGAAGAGGTTAACTATGGAGAATGATAAAATTATTAAGAGTAAAACGAATGTGACCGTGAACATGAATAAGCTGCGTGAACAACATACACAGTTAAAAGAATCTCATGATATTCTGATGAAGAAGAATGCCTCTCTTTCCCAAGATGAAATGAAAATCCGATCTTGCCTTCAAGGTTTAATaagtgatgattttgataagCATAGGGAGGATTTGAAAAATAGTGGCATTGCCTTCCCCCAATATTTTATTTCTCAGTATGAAG CGTCTGAGAGAACCTACCAGTATACCATTCAGAAGCTGAGGTCTGACCTGACTAAAGCTCATAAAGAACGCGGGAAGCTCTCTGTGAAACTTTCTTCTTCTAGGGACAGAGCGAATAGGAGATGTCTATACCTTAAGAGATTGATGGATGTTTAG